The genomic segment AAGCATATGTTCCGCAAGATCTCTCCTGTCCGGCACGCCTGGTCTTCACTCAGTGCCGGTTTCCTCGCAATCGCGCTCTTCAGCATGGCGCTGAACATTCTGGCACTCGCCGCACCGCTTTACATGCTTCAGGTCTACGACCGCGTCCTGACCAGCCAGAACATGGATACGCTCATCGCACTCACGCTGCTGCTTGGCGGCGTCTTTGTGGTCACAGGTCTGCTCGACTGGATCCGACAGCGCATGCTGAACAGGCTGGGCGCAAAGTTCGAGCTGAAAGTCGGCGTACCGGTCCTCAATGCCGCCATGCGCCGGAAAGTCGAAGGCAACCTAGCTTCAAGCGACAACTCGATTGAAGACGTCAATGGTTTTCGCGATTTCCTGTCCGGAAGCACGCTGCTTGCATTTTTCGACGCTCCCTGGATCCCGGTCTATATCGGCGTTCTCTACATCCTTCATCCGTATCTCGGTCATCTGGGATTGGCGGGCGCAATCGTTCTGACAATTCTTGCTCTCATCAACAATGCGCGCAGCCACAACACGATGATGGAAGCTGCCGAAGCCCGCCGGCGCAGCGACACGCTCTACCGGGCTGGCGAGGCAAACGCGGAAATCATCCATGCGATGGGCATGCACAGTGACCTGGCGCACCGCTGGCGCGATCTCCAGCTTGAAGCACATCGGCTGAAGACACGGGTGAATGATCGCATCTCGACGTTTTCAGTCACCTCCAAAACACTGCGCACCGGACTGCAGTCGGCTATCCTCGGTCTGGGCGCGGCGCTGGCGATCACTGGTGAAAGTTCTGCCGGTATCATGATTGCCGCAACCATTGTTCTTGGCCGGGCACTTGCCCCCATCGATCAGCTCATCGGGCAATGGAGGAGCTTTCTTGCAGCGACCGGATCCTACGGCAAGCTGAGAAAACTGGTCCACGACTACCCGGTCGAACCGAAACGCCTTCATCTTCCAAGGCCCCAGGTTTCCGTGAGTGTCGCAATCCAGAAGGCGGGGCCGCCCACAGCGCAAAACGCGACGCTTTCCGATATTCGCATGAACCTCCAGGCCGGAGACGCTGTTGCGGTGATCGGACCGAGCGCATCGGGAAAATCAACGCTCGCCAAGATGCTGGCGGGTGTCTGGGCACCTCAGCGGGGGACAGTGCGCCTCGACGGTAACCCGACCGCAAAATGGGATCCGGAAGAACTGGGAAGCCATATCGGGTATCTGCCACAGGAAATAGCTCTCTTTGACGGCACCATCCGGGAGAACATCGCACGGTTTGCCGCCGAGATTGACGACGGACTTGTTCTGGAAGCGGCTCTTGCCGCAGACGTCCACGATCTGATCTCCAATCTGCCCGATGGCTATGAGACCAGGATTGGCAACGGTTTTTTCTTGTCCGGCGGACAGCGGCAGCGGATTGCGCTTGCCCGCGCGCTTTATGGAAACCCGTTCCTGTTGGTTCTGGACGAGCCGAATTCGGACCTGGATTCCGCCGGTGAGGCCGCGCTTCACAAAGCGATCCGGTCCATGCAGGAGCGCGGCAGCATCGTTGTCATGATGACCCACCGTCCAAGCACGTTGCAGGTCGTCGACAAGGTGCTGGTTCTCAATAACGGCGTTCAGACAGCTTTCGGAAACCGCGACGATGTCTTGCGCGAAACGAAACGCAACGTTCTCCCGGCGAGCCGTCAACAAGGCGGCACTATCGACAAACCTGTTCAGGAAAGGGCAGTCCAATGAAAGAACTGACACTTTCTCATCAAAACCGCCACGTCTCGCACCTTTCGCAGAAAACAGATGATGTGAAAGAAATTGGCGAACCGCGCATCGGTTTCCTTGTCTTTCTCGGGTTCGTCGTTCTGGCGCTTTTTGTGGGAGGAGCCGCCTACTGGTCTCTTCAGACAAAACTCGACGGTGCGGTTGTTGCCCAGGCGTCCTTTGTTGTAGACGGAAATCGCAAGACGGTTCAGCATCTCGACGGCGGTATCGTGCGCGAGTTGTTCGTCACAGATGGCGATATCGTGGAAGCGGGTCAGCCGCTTGTGGTCTTCGACAGCACCGAGGCAGATGTTGATCTTACCGTCTTAAGCAGTCAGATCGGAGAGCTCACCGCGCGTCGTGCCCGTCTTCTTGCGCAGATCAGCCAGGCGGGAGCTTTTCGCAGAAGCGATGTCGAAGCGCTCATTGTAGAAGATGTCCCCGATGTTCTCTGGGAGAGCGCCTATCTCACCCAGAAAAGAGTGTTCGACACCGAGGCACGGGCCCGGTCCAGCGAAAAAGACGTTCTGAAACGGCGCATTAACGCGCTGCAGGACGAAATAGCCGGCCTGGAAGAACAGCGCCGGTCCAACGAGCGCCAGCACGCGATTTCCACCAGTGAACTGGAATCCCTGCAGACCCTGTTTGAAAAAGGGCTCGTGACGGCAGCAAGGATCAATTCCATTCGCTTGGAAATCGAACGTCTGGTCGGGCTTGAGGCCGCGCTGAGAACAGATCAGGCGCGCGCGCGCAATGAAATTGGCGAATTGGAGCTCAATGACGTCAGTGCGCAGAAACAGAGACTTGAAGCGGCGACGGAGGGTCTCGCTGCGGTCGAGGGACAGCTCGCTGCCGTGGAACCGCAATTCAAGGGTGCGGTGGAACGCCAGAAACGCGTCGTCGTGAGTGCGCCCGTCAGCGGCACCGTCGTCAACATGGCGCTGCATACGCTGGGCGGTGTGGTCAGGCCGGGAGAGGATATTCTCGAGCTTGTGCCGCTCAGCGAAGAACTGGTTGTCGAAGCACGCATCAACACAGCCGACATCGAGAAGCTTTCCGTCGGGCAGGCGTCTCGCATACGCCTCAGTGCGTTTGACCAGGAAGAGATCCCCGAAGCAAAGGGACGCATTTTCGATATCTCCGCTGATGCAGTCACGGACGAGCGGACAGGAGACGCCTTTTATGTGGCGCGTATCAGGCTGGACGCGAAACAGTCGGCCGATGTCGACAAGCTGGAACTTGTTCCGGGAATGCCGGCGGATCTCTTCATTAGAACGGGAGAGCGCACCGCGCTCAGCTACCTCGCCCAACCGCTCAGCGAGAGACTGTCACGCACTTTCATCGAGTGACGTATGGCCGGGACCCCGGGTCAGGGGTCCCGGCCCGATTTTTGATTTGTCATTCTTTATCTGTGTTTCACTTGCGAAGGATGCGCTGCACCACGTCTGTGTGTGTTCGCGCAAAAGCCGATACTTTTCTTGCCAAAAACGGAAAGTATCTGGCCCTATATCTCAATTTACATTCCTAAACTAATTAATGACTATGAGCCGATAACGATAAAACGGCCTCTCGTTTGTCGCAGCATGCGTGCGTGGTGATAGTGTCTCCCGAGGGAAGGCGCCGGTTGCTTGTTCGCGGTCACCTGGTCTGCCGGCCGGCGTTATGACGCCGCTGAAAATACTGCGTCAACTGGTCCATGGGTCGTCTGGCGGTAAGTGGATAAAAGACTGTGAGCGTGTCTCACTTGGAGGAGGAATCATGAGCAACTTTAAGAAATTGATCCTGGGGGCCGCAATGATGGTGTTCAGCGGAACGCCCGTTCTGGCAGCTGATCACGAATTCAAGCTGCACCATTTCATTGGTGAAAAAGCCCCTGCACATGCGCAGATGCTGGTGCCCTGGGCAAAGCGCGTGGAAGAAAATTCCGGCGGCAAGGTCTCGATCGAAATCTATCCGGCAATGACGCTGGGAGGCCGTCCGCCCGAACTGATCAATCAGGTCCGCGATGGTGTCGTTGATCTCGTCTGGACCGTGAATGGATATACGCCAGGCCTCTTCCCGCGGTCGGAAGTGTTCGAATTGCCGGGCGTCCACAAGAACGACACCGCGGCGACAAATCTGGCGCTGAAAGAGTTGTTCGAGAGCGACCTGAAGGATGACTACAAGGGTGTGGAAGTCATGTTTCTGCACGTTCATGCGGGGCAGGGCATCCATATGACCGACACCGAGGTCAGATCTCCGGCCGATCTTGAAGGCAAGAAGATCCGTATTCCGACCCGCACAGGCGCCTGGGTCATTGAAGCGCTCGGAGCGTCTCCCGTCGCAATGCCGGTTCCGGAGCTGCCGACGGCCCTTCAGAAAGGCGTTATCGATGGCGCGATGATCCCCTGGGAGATCATTCCGCCGCTGAAGATCCAGGAGCAGACCGAATTCCAGATCGAAGGCGCGGACAAGGAACGCTTCGGAACAACGGTCTTTCAGGTGTCCATGAACAAGGCGCGCTGGGACGCGCTGCCGGATGACATCAAGCAGGCATTTCTCGATGCGTCCGACACGGCATGGGCGGAAGAGGTCGGCAACATCTGGGCCGGTGCGGATGATTTCGGGATCGGTCTGGCAACGAAAGCCGGCAATAAACACATTACGCTGACGCCGGAAGAGACTGCAGCCTTTAACGAGGTTCTGGCGCCAGTGGTCGACCGCTGGGTGAACGAAGTTGCCGAAAAAGGCATTGATGGCAACGCCCTGGTCGAAAAAGCCAAGGCTGCAGTTGCCGGCAACGCGTCCAATTGATGTCGGCGGATCAACAGGAAGGCAGCTCCGGACTTGTCGGAGCTGCAAGCCGCCTGATCACCGGCTGGGCGCTGCTGGGCGGCATCGTGCTCCTCCTGGTCGTGGCGGTGAACATGGTGTCGATCATCGGATCGATGTTTGGAAAGCCTTTTCCGGGCGATTTCGAACTGACTGAAATGGGTGTCGCAGTCGCCGTCTTTTCGTTCCTGCCCTACTGCCAGCTTGTCGGCGCCAACGTGTCGGCTGATATCTTTACCTCGGGCGCTTCCAAACGAATGATCGCGTTTTTCACACTGCTTGGGTCTCTGATCGCGCTCGGTTTTGCCATTCTTCTGATCTGGCGCATGTATTTCGGCATGCTTGATCAGCGCGAATACGACTACACCACGACAATCCTGCAAATCCCGCATTGGCTGGCCTTCATCCCAATCCTGATCTCGCTGGCTCTTCTCGCCGTGGCGGCAGCCGTCACCTTGCTGCGCGACGCAGACGTTCTGTCGAAAGGATAATCAGCAGATGACTGACGCACTCGTGCTCGGCCTCGGTGCACTTGCCGTGCTGATCCTCCTGATCGCCATTCGCATACCGATCGCCTACGCAATGATTCTGGTTGGCGGTGTCGGTACAATGATGCTGAACGGTCCGGCGCTCGTTCTCAGCCAGCTCAAGACACTGGCCTACGGACAGTTCTCCATCTACGACCTTTCCGTCGTACCCATGTTTGTCCTGATGGGAGCGATCGCGTCGAAAACCGGTCTGAGTCAGGCCCTGTTTCGAGGTGCGAACGCCTGGCTCGGCTGGATGCGCGGCGGCACAGCTATGGCGGCAATCGCCGGATGTGCCGGCTTTGGCGCCGTTTGCGGGTCCTCTCTCGCGACCGCTTCGACGATGGGCAAGGTCGCTTTGCCGGAGCTCCGCCGCTACAACTATTCAGGAGCGCTTGCCACCGGAACGCTCGCGGCCGGGGGCGTTCTGGGCATTCTCATCCCGCCGTCCGTCGTCCTGATCATCTACGCCGTGATCGTTGAGGCGAATATCGTCACAATGTTCATGGCAGCGTTCCTTCCGGGCCTGCTGGCTGTTGTTCTTTTCCTCCTGACCATCGCCGTCTATGTGGCCATCAGACCGGCTGCTGGTCCAAAGGGCGGCGTTGCGGACGGGAGCGAATTCGTCGAAGCCACAGTCGGGATGATCCCTGTGCTGATTATTTTCGGTATGGTGATCGGCGGCATCTATTTCGGTTTTTTCAATCCGACACCGGCTGCCGCCGTCGGCGTGTTCCTTGTGCTGTTTTTCGGCATCGTCCAGAGAAAGCTGTCACGCACTGACTTTGTCTCCGCGCTCAAGGAGACGGCCGCCACCTCCGGAATGATCTACCTGATTATCCTGGGTGCCGAACTTCTGAAGATCTTCATGTCCCGCGTCGGACTTCCCCAGGAAACCGCCGCCTGGATCTCGAACTCGGGCCTGGAGCCGATGACGGTGCTGATCATCTTGCTGATTGCGCTCATCTTTCTGGGCTGCCTGATGGACAGCCTTTCCATGATCCTGCTTGTCATTCCGTTTTTCTGGCCGGTGCTGGTCGAGATCAATGGCGGCATTTATCAGGGCGCGGACGGGGCAGGCTTCGGCATGAGCACCGAAGACCTGAAGATCTGGTTCGGGATCCTGGCGCTGATTGTGGTCGAACTCGGCCTGATCACGCCACCCGTCGGCATGAATGTCTTCGTGATTTCCTCGCTCGCGCGCGACACGCCCATGATCGAGACCTTCAAGGGCGTTGCACCGTTCTTCGGGGCCGAGGTTATCCGTGTGATCCTGCTGGTGAGTTTCCCGGCAATCACCCTTTGGCTGCCGACCGTTCTGCGGTAGGCCCCCGGCTAGCTGCGGTCGCGCTTGGCGAAGATCTTGTCCGACATCTCCCGGCTCGGCTGAATGGCCGAGCGGGGATCGAGCACATCGTGCCAATCGATTTCAATGGGGCTCAGTTTTGCAAGAGCGTCTGCGAAGGGCGCCGTATCGGCGGCAGCATTGGCGACGAGGTTCTTGGCATCCGCTCGCGGAACACCGGCCTTTGCAAGAGCGAAGCTTGCGGTTTCGGCCATGATTTCAGGATTGGCTGATAGCGTTGCATCCAATTGGACATCGTTCGGTTTCAAACTGTCCGCGAGCGCGTGTGCGTGCCGCAGCGCGGTGCCGGTTGCCATCAGCATTTGCGGGACCATCATCCATTCAAGCGGCCACTTTGTGCCGTCCCGTTCCTCGACGGGATCGGAAGCCGCAGCCAGTGTGCCTTGGGATTGATTGACGATCTGGGCAAGGACCAGAATGGCTTCCGCCTGCACAGGGTTCGCCTTTTGCGGCATGGTGGACGAGCCACCCCCGCTGCCGCTTGAAACTTCACCAATGTCCGAGCGGCCGAGAAGAATGAGATCTCCGGCCATTTTACCAAGCGCAGCGCTGACTCGCTGCAACCAGGCCGCAAGCTCAAGAAGCGGCGAACGGTTCACATGCCAGGACGGTCCGTCTTCCAGTCCGAGTTCCAGGGCAAGGGCCCGCGCCACCTGCGGCCCGTCCGGGGCGATCGCACCGTTGATGCCCGATGCTCCGCCGAACTGAAGCTTGAGAACAGATTTCTTCAGCCCACTCAGCCCGTTTTCTGCATCGATCAGGGGATGCGCCCATTGGGCGAGCCGATACCCAAGCGTTACCGGTGTCGACACCTGGCTGCGGGTACGGCCGGCCAGCAACCGGTCTGCATATTCGCGGCTTTGCATCTCCAGGGAGCTGATCAACCGATCAAGACGCGCTTCAAGAATCTCAAGGCAGGCTTTGATCTGAAGCATCTGCGCCGTGTCCATGACGTCCTGGCTGGTCGCACCCCAGTGCAGCCACTTTCCGGCGTCTTCCCCGGCGATCTTGCGCAATTGAGCAACAAGGGCTGGTACCGGAACGCCCGCCGACGTGGTGCCGTCTTGAAGGGTTTCTGGCGCAGGTGAGGCATCCAGCAAACGCGTTGCGATGGCCGCTGCGGCGTCGGCTGGAATGATCCCGAGCTTTCCCTGGACGATGGCGAGCGCACGCTCGAAACGGACCATGTGCGCAATGTCGGCCGCATCATTGAGCAAAGGCAGAAGACTGTCATCGGAAAAAAGTCCGGAATGGACCGGGCTTGCGAGCAGGGAAAGGGGCATGGCTCTCAACTGTCAAAAGGTTGCCCTCAATTGAGAGCCAGGCGGCACGGAACGTCAAGCGGCCTTAAGTGGCAGGTCGAGTATTTCCCGGGCTTGCTGCCAGGTTGCGACAGGACGTTCGTGCTTTTCGCAAAGCGCAGCCGCCCGCTTGACGAGCGCGGCATTGGACGGGGCGAGGGTTTCCCTGTCCAGCCGAACATTGTCTTCCAGGCCAGTTCGCGTGTGTCCGCCCTCCGCGATGCACCACTCGTTCACCGTCAGCTGGTGCCGGCCAATTCCAGCCGCACACCATTCGGCATCCGGTACGAGCCTTTCAACCGTCTTGATGTAATAGTCGAACACGTCGCGGTCGACCGGCATGGCGTTTTTGACGCCCATGACAAACTGCACGTAGAGCTTTCCCGGGATGCGGCCATCACGGTTCATGGAAGCTGCCTGGTGAATATGGCTGAGGTCGAACGCTTCGATCTCCGGCTTGACGACATGGGTCCGCATTTCGCTTGCAAGCCAGTCGACGAGATCGGGCGGGTTTTCATAGACCCGTGTCGGGAAATTGTTTGAGCCGACCGACAGCGACGCCATGTCCGGCTTCAACGGCAGCATGCCACCGCGCGCCTGCCCGGCGCCGGAGCGCCCGCCGGTCGAGAATTGAATGATCATGCCCGGACAGTGCTTTTCCAGGCCTTCCTTCAGCCGGGCAAACTTCTCCGGATCCGAGGTTGGCGACTGGTCGTCGTTTCGCACATGGGCGTGGACGATCGATGCACCGGCCTCGAAAGCTTCGTGCGTGCTTTCAAGCTGTTCTGAAACCGTAATCGGAACGGCCGGATTGTTTTCCTTGGTCGCGACCGATCCGGTGATGGCAACGCAGATGATGCAGGGTTTGGTCATGTTGAGGTCTCAGATATCGAAAAAGACGGTCTCGTCTTCTCCCTGAAGCTTAATGTCAAAGCGGTAGACTGTCTTGCCATCCCTTTCGGTCCGCTTGGCAATCAGTGTCTTGCGCCGCTTTTCCCACTCGATAAGGTTCAAAACGGGGTCATGCGCATTGGCGTCATGCTCGTCGTCGAAGTAAAGCCGCGTGTGTAGACCGATATTGACGCCGCGTGCGACAAACCAGAGGCTGATATGGGGTGCCATGACACCCACCGTACCATCGGTCACGGACCCCGGTTTTATGGTGTCGATGCCCCATTCACCGGTTTCAAAATCGGTGATGACGCGGCCCCAGCCACGAAAGCCGTCTTCCACTGTGCCGCCGGCTTCTGGGTGGGCGTAGGTGCCGGCCGCGTTGGCCTGCCAGGCTTCCAGGAGAACATCCTTGATCGGCGATCCCATGCCGTCGATCACACAGCCCTCGATGCGGATACGTTCGCCGTCAGCATTTGGCCCTGCAATATCCCAGCCGAGTTCATTCTTGTAGATTTCAAATCCCGCCGCTCCGGGCGCAAGACCGATATGCACGTAGGGGCCGGCGGTCTGCGATGGCGTTTCTTTCAGATAGTCGAGTGTCTGGTGCATGGTCAGTTGCCCTCCGGACGGTTCTCGAAATAGGTCGACCTGCGTCCACGCAAGACGATGTCGAACTTGTAGGCGATCGTATCCAGCGGAATGGTCGCATTCAGGTCGAGTTTTGCGATCAGCTGCTCGATGGCCTCGTCATCCGGGATCGTGTTGACGATCGGACAGATGGGAATGAGCGGGTCGCCCTCGAAATAGCACTGCGTAATCAGTCTTTGCGCAAAGGCCGTGCCGAAGACAGATACGTGAACATGTGCCGGCCGCCAGCTGTTGACCCAGTTGCGCCAGGGATAAGCGCCCGGTTTTACGGTCCGGAAACAATAGTAACCGGCGTCATCTGTCAGGGCACGGCCGCAGCCGCCGAAATTGGGATCGATCGGCGCAAGGTAGGTGTCTTTCCTGTGCCTGTAGCGTCCACCCGAGTTGGCCTGCCAGATCTCGACAAGCGTGTTCGGGACCGGTTTGGCATTCTCATCAAGCACGCGCCCGTGGAGCAGTATCCGCTCTCCGATCGGGCTTTCGCCCGGCTTGGCATAGTTGGTCAACAGGTCGCCGTCGCGTGGATCAATATCGTTGTGACCGAAAACAGGTCCAGTGATCTCGCTGACGGTCGTTCCGAGGCTGATCATGGAATATTGAGGCGAACGGGCGACGCTTGTCTTGTAGTCAGGTGTCAGCGCCGGTGGCTGCCAACGCCGGTCGCGTTGATAAAACGGACCCTGGTTCATGCTTTCTCTCCCTGTGAGCGTGGGCTCAGCGCGCCGCGTGCCGCGCGCTCTGCTCCATCTCCGCATATGTTTCCTTGGCAATCTTCAGGGCCTGGTTGGCGCGTGGCACACCAGCATAAATCGCCACATGCTGAAACGCCTCGAGCACGTCCTGTTTGCTGGCGCCCGTTCGGGCGGTCGCCCGGATATGCATCGAGATTTCCTCAAAATTTCCAAGTGCGGCGAGAAGTGCCAGCGTAAGCATGGAACGCTCGCGCGCGCTGATGCCGTCGGACGACCAGACTGTTCCCCAGGCCCCCTCAGTAATCAGCGTCTGGAACGGACCGTCCAGTTCCGTCTTGCCGTTTTCCGCCCGATTGACATGATCGTCGCCGAGGACTGCGCGGCGCACGTCCATGCCACGTTCATAACGTTCTGACATGGGAAGTCTCCTTGAGAAACGTCGTCAAATGGCCCGCGTAAATCTCCGGATACTCCACGCAGGGCAGGTGACCCGCGTTGCGGATCTCGACATACCGGCTTCCGGCGATAAGCTCAGTCGTGCCGCGGACGAGTTCCGGAGAGCTCGCCATATCAAGCTCGCCACCGATGCCGAGGACCGGCAATTTCAGCTGTGCTGTGCTGGCGGTCAGGTCTGTCGCGGCGATCGCAGTGCTGCATCCGATATAGCCGTCGGCAGGCGTGCGGGTCATCATGTTACGCCACAGGGTCGCATCCGCCGATTGGCGGAAATCTTCTCCGAACCAGCGCTGAAGAATGGCATCGGCCATCGCTTCGATTCCACCTTCGCGAATGCGGTCAATCCTGTCCTGCCACATTTCGGCAGTGCCGAGCTTTGCGGCAGTGTTTGAAAGCACCAATGCCTTGATCGCTTCGGGCCGCCGGCTTGCTAGCGATTGTCCGATGAAGCCGCCGATCGACAGTCCGATGAAGATGCAGGCGCCGACGTTGATCTGGTCGAGAAACTCTTCGGTATCCGTGACCAGCGCTTCCATGGTGTAAGGCGGCTTTGGGCAGGAGGAGAGACCGTGGCCGCGTTTGTCGAAACGAATGAAGCGAAAGCCCTCTTGCGGCAGAAGCGGAATGATCTTTTCCCAAAGCCGGAGGTCCGTGCCGAGCGAGTTGGCAAAGACGATCGGATATCCGTTCGGGTCACCGTCTTCCCTCCAGTGAAGGTCGACTGAACTGAGACGCGCGATCTTCATCAGTAAGGCAGCCCCACATAGTTTTGCGCAAACCATCTCTGCGCGATTTCATTGTAGTGCAGAGACTCTATTTCAGCCCGCTGCATCTTGAGATCGAAATCCGTCTGATCCGGAAACCGGTGCAGGAGATTGGTCGTCGACCAGCTGAAGCGCTCAGCTTTCCAGACCCTTGCCAGTGCCTTTTCGGAATAGTGTTCGATCCCGCCCATATCCTTGTCCCGGTAAAAGCGGACAAGGGCTTCATGGAGATAATGAACATCGGAGGCTGCTGTATTCAGACCCTTCGCACCCGTGGGTGGAACGATATGTGCCGCATCACCGCACAGGAAGAGGCGTCCCCAGCGCATGGGTTCGGTAACGAAAGATCGCAGCGGAGCAATCGACTTTTCGATTGAAGGACCGGTCACCAGCTTCTCAGCAATCGCTTCCGGCAATCGGCGCTTCAACTCGTCCCAGAAAGCGTCGTCGCTCCAATTCTCGACGTTGTCGGCCTGATCGCACTGAACGTAGTAGCGTGACAGTTTCTCATTGCGCATGGAACAAAGCGCAAATCCCCTGGTCGAATTCGCGTAGATCAGTTCATCGTGCACAGGCGGCGTTTCGGAGAGGATGCCGAGCCAGCCGAAGGGAAATATCTTTTCATATTCCTTGCGCACAGTCTCCGGAATGGTCTTGCGGCTGACGCCGTGAAAGCCGTCGCAGCCGGCGATGAAGTCGCAATCGATCCTGTGTTCGGCGCCGCCCGAGACATAGGTTACATATGGAGCGTCCCGGTCCGCATCGATTATCTGAACGTTTTCGACTTCAAAAATCGTCTTCGCATCAATTGCTTCCCGCGCATCGTAAAGATCATGCGTCAGTTCGGTCTGGCCGTAGACAATGACGTTCTGACCGATCAGCTTGTGGAAATCGATGGCGAACATCTCGTTTTCATAAGAGATGCAGGTGCCGTGATGGACGAAGCACTCGCGGTCCATGCGCTCTGCGACACCGGCCTCGCGCATCATGTTGACGAGGCCCGTCTCCAGTATTCCGGCCCGGATACGCGCCAGAACATACTCCCGCGTCTTGCGCTCCAAAAGGACGGTCTCAATTCCGTGTTTGTGCAACAGCTGTCCGAGCAGCAGGCCTGAAGGGCCTCCGCCGACGATGACAACCTGAGTGCGCATGGCTTTCTCCTCTGTTGCCCTTATATTGAATGTTCAAAAATGAGAAGTAAAATGAGATATTGAGCCTTTTTGTTTCTGATACGGGAAACTAAATGATCGATCGACGCATCAAGTTCCGGCATATTCAGTGTTTCGTGGAGATCGCGCATGAGCGCAGCCTGAAGCTTGCAGCCGACAAATTGTCCCTGACCCAGCCAGCGATTTCAAAAACGCTGAAGGAGCTGGAGGACATCATCGGTGCGACCCTGATGACGCGCAACAGGGCCGGGATCACGCTGACAAAGCAGGGAAAGGTTTTCCTGCATTTTGCGCAGATCTCGCTGGCCAGTCTTCAGCAGGGACTGGACGGCGTAGAAAAAGAAGGCGAGCACGCGCGTGCGACGCTGAAGGTCGGCGCCTTGCCGAGCGTGGCAGCAAGCTTCATCCCGCCCGTGATCCGGGAATTCACCGAACTTGCCCCCAACGTCATGGTCAAGATACTCGATGGTCCCCACGGGTTTCTCATAGAGCGATTGAAACTGGGCGAACTAGACCTCGTGATCGGACGTCTCGGCCGTCCCGAGGCCATGGAAGGCGTTTCCTTCACACAGCTTTACTCCGAACGGGTCGACCTTGTGGTTCGCAAGGGACACCCGCTGCTGGCGGCTCCCGATGTCAAGCGCATCGTGGAATGGCCTGTCATTTACCCGCCGGAAGGAGCAGCGATCCGGCCGCTGGTCGAACGTTTCATGATCGCCAATGGTGTCGGGGAGATACCGCATCGGATTGAAAGCGTTTCGGGCGCCTTCGGACGGCTCTACACACGCCAGACGGACGCGGTCTGGATCATTTCATCCGGCGTTGTACAGACCGAGACAGAAGACGGGTCGCTGGTTCGCCTGCCTTTTGACAGTGACATCACCAAAGGTCCGGTCGGGCTGATGACACGGCCCGGCACCCGGCAAAGCGCGGAAGTGCAGATTTTTCTTCTGGCGGTCAAGTCCGT from the Roseibium sp. HPY-6 genome contains:
- a CDS encoding type I secretion system permease/ATPase codes for the protein MFRKISPVRHAWSSLSAGFLAIALFSMALNILALAAPLYMLQVYDRVLTSQNMDTLIALTLLLGGVFVVTGLLDWIRQRMLNRLGAKFELKVGVPVLNAAMRRKVEGNLASSDNSIEDVNGFRDFLSGSTLLAFFDAPWIPVYIGVLYILHPYLGHLGLAGAIVLTILALINNARSHNTMMEAAEARRRSDTLYRAGEANAEIIHAMGMHSDLAHRWRDLQLEAHRLKTRVNDRISTFSVTSKTLRTGLQSAILGLGAALAITGESSAGIMIAATIVLGRALAPIDQLIGQWRSFLAATGSYGKLRKLVHDYPVEPKRLHLPRPQVSVSVAIQKAGPPTAQNATLSDIRMNLQAGDAVAVIGPSASGKSTLAKMLAGVWAPQRGTVRLDGNPTAKWDPEELGSHIGYLPQEIALFDGTIRENIARFAAEIDDGLVLEAALAADVHDLISNLPDGYETRIGNGFFLSGGQRQRIALARALYGNPFLLVLDEPNSDLDSAGEAALHKAIRSMQERGSIVVMMTHRPSTLQVVDKVLVLNNGVQTAFGNRDDVLRETKRNVLPASRQQGGTIDKPVQERAVQ
- a CDS encoding TRAP transporter small permease, which encodes MSADQQEGSSGLVGAASRLITGWALLGGIVLLLVVAVNMVSIIGSMFGKPFPGDFELTEMGVAVAVFSFLPYCQLVGANVSADIFTSGASKRMIAFFTLLGSLIALGFAILLIWRMYFGMLDQREYDYTTTILQIPHWLAFIPILISLALLAVAAAVTLLRDADVLSKG
- a CDS encoding TRAP transporter large permease, with product MTDALVLGLGALAVLILLIAIRIPIAYAMILVGGVGTMMLNGPALVLSQLKTLAYGQFSIYDLSVVPMFVLMGAIASKTGLSQALFRGANAWLGWMRGGTAMAAIAGCAGFGAVCGSSLATASTMGKVALPELRRYNYSGALATGTLAAGGVLGILIPPSVVLIIYAVIVEANIVTMFMAAFLPGLLAVVLFLLTIAVYVAIRPAAGPKGGVADGSEFVEATVGMIPVLIIFGMVIGGIYFGFFNPTPAAAVGVFLVLFFGIVQRKLSRTDFVSALKETAATSGMIYLIILGAELLKIFMSRVGLPQETAAWISNSGLEPMTVLIILLIALIFLGCLMDSLSMILLVIPFFWPVLVEINGGIYQGADGAGFGMSTEDLKIWFGILALIVVELGLITPPVGMNVFVISSLARDTPMIETFKGVAPFFGAEVIRVILLVSFPAITLWLPTVLR
- a CDS encoding HlyD family type I secretion periplasmic adaptor subunit; protein product: MKELTLSHQNRHVSHLSQKTDDVKEIGEPRIGFLVFLGFVVLALFVGGAAYWSLQTKLDGAVVAQASFVVDGNRKTVQHLDGGIVRELFVTDGDIVEAGQPLVVFDSTEADVDLTVLSSQIGELTARRARLLAQISQAGAFRRSDVEALIVEDVPDVLWESAYLTQKRVFDTEARARSSEKDVLKRRINALQDEIAGLEEQRRSNERQHAISTSELESLQTLFEKGLVTAARINSIRLEIERLVGLEAALRTDQARARNEIGELELNDVSAQKQRLEAATEGLAAVEGQLAAVEPQFKGAVERQKRVVVSAPVSGTVVNMALHTLGGVVRPGEDILELVPLSEELVVEARINTADIEKLSVGQASRIRLSAFDQEEIPEAKGRIFDISADAVTDERTGDAFYVARIRLDAKQSADVDKLELVPGMPADLFIRTGERTALSYLAQPLSERLSRTFIE
- a CDS encoding TRAP transporter substrate-binding protein; the encoded protein is MSNFKKLILGAAMMVFSGTPVLAADHEFKLHHFIGEKAPAHAQMLVPWAKRVEENSGGKVSIEIYPAMTLGGRPPELINQVRDGVVDLVWTVNGYTPGLFPRSEVFELPGVHKNDTAATNLALKELFESDLKDDYKGVEVMFLHVHAGQGIHMTDTEVRSPADLEGKKIRIPTRTGAWVIEALGASPVAMPVPELPTALQKGVIDGAMIPWEIIPPLKIQEQTEFQIEGADKERFGTTVFQVSMNKARWDALPDDIKQAFLDASDTAWAEEVGNIWAGADDFGIGLATKAGNKHITLTPEETAAFNEVLAPVVDRWVNEVAEKGIDGNALVEKAKAAVAGNASN